In one Culex quinquefasciatus strain JHB chromosome 2, VPISU_Cqui_1.0_pri_paternal, whole genome shotgun sequence genomic region, the following are encoded:
- the LOC6051853 gene encoding histidine protein methyltransferase 1 homolog, with translation MFTFGFKVSEPSNEDSKEVVEEKSSQDSQTWFECSELALPDDLRSGTSIDPDHLHVFLASVDIQVEYINCLSLDKEELSQDVLVAEHDHSDLVPGQYEGGLKVWECTFDLGELMVEREQVTKLFKGATVLDLGCGSGILGILAAKLGAAKVVFQDYNKDVIEKVTMKNYSINCCGEESEEGTSSSSTVKPEAQFYCGDWGSFVEKDETHYDVILTAETIYSTNSYDKLIKLFKSKLKPDGVILLAAKTYYFGVGGGLRLFEKALQEDGHFSHQTVWECESGVKREILEIKTKPQSGE, from the exons ATGTTCACGTTCGGTTTTAAAGTAAGTGAACCATCCAACGAGGATTCCAAGGAAGTCGTTG AGGAGAAATCCTCTCAAGATTCGCAGACATGGTTCGAGTGCTCGGAACTAGCTCTACCGGACGACCTCCGCTCCGGCACCTCGATCGATCCAGACCACCTGCACGTATTTCTCGCCAGTGTTGACATCCAGGTCGAGTACATCAACTGCCTGTCGCTGGACAAAGAAGAGCTTTCGCAGGACGTCCTGGTGGCGGAACACGACCACTCCGACCTGGTTCCTGGACAGTACGAGGGCGGACTGAAAGTGTGGGAATGCACGTTCGATTTGGGGGAGCTGATGGTGGAACGGGAGCAGGTTACGAAGCTGTTCAAGGGCGCGACGGTGCTGGATTTGGGATGTGGTTCGGggattttgggcattttggcgGCGAAGTTGGGTGCGGCCAAGGTGGTCTTCCAAGATTAT AACAAAGACGTTATAGAAAAGGTAACGATGAAGAACTACTCGATCAACTGCTGCGGTGAAGAGTCGGAGGAAGGGACGAGCAGCAGTTCGACGGTGAAGCCGGAGGCACAGTTTTACTGTGGAGATTGGGGCAGTTTCGTGGAGAAGGATGAAACGCATTACGATGTGATCTTGACCGCAGAGACGATCTACAGCACCAACAGTTACGATAAGTTGATTAAGCTGTTCAAGAGCAAGCTTAAGCCGGACGGAGTGAT CTTGCTGGCCGCAAAGACGTACTACTTTGGCGTGGGCGGTGGCCTTCGCCTGTTCGAGAAGGCCCTCCAGGAGGACGGACACTTTTCCCACCAGACTGTGTGGGAGTGCGAGAGCGGCGTGAAGCGCGAAATCCTCGAGATTAAGACGAAGCCGCAGTCGGGCGAATAA